The DNA region CCAGGTCCACTGCCCGCTGGAGGGCCTCGGTGCCGCCCTCCGTGTCCCCGCCGGCCAGGCGCGCTGCTCCCAGATGCGCCCAGGCGCCGGCATACCGCGGATCACGCTCCACCGCTAGGGACAGCATATCCACCGCCGGCCGAAGCTCGCCGGCCAGGTAATAGGCCCAGCCCAGCAGGTCCAGCGCCTCCGCGGAACCGCCGCTGAGCTGAACGGCCTCCCGGGCAATCGGGATGCCCTTTTCCCGCAACTGATATGCCCGCTCCACGTAAAAACGGGCCACTGCCAGCGCGAGGGCCGGATCATCGGGGGCCAGCCGGCGCGCCTCCTCCAGCTCCGCCTGCGCGCCGGCGTAATCCCCCTCCGCGGCATAGGTCAGTGCGATGTCCACATGCACCGCCGGATTGTCGGGGTCCAGACGCAGGACGGTCTGAAACTCCTGGCGCGCCGGCCCGCTCAGCCCGAAACGCAGATGATAGCGGCCGAGAAAGTAATGCGCCAGCACACATTCGGGGTCCAGCTCGAGGGCATGCTGGAAGGCTTCGCTCGCCGGCCGGCCCAGCTCCGCCAGCACTGCACCGCGGTACGCATGCGCCTCCGCATAGGCCGGCT from Anaerolineae bacterium includes:
- a CDS encoding tetratricopeptide repeat protein, whose amino-acid sequence is APAHRGRAKLAEAAGEDAEAARHWVALLTLAPDDPETLCHLAWLSLARAEGYDPDVLTRAASSSAPCAQAAGEVLRIFAHSASDAHAFAQAGILLFQQGEHGFALRMLERAVALEPAYAEAHAYRGAVLAELGRPASEAFQHALELDPECVLAHYFLGRYHLRFGLSGPARQEFQTVLRLDPDNPAVHVDIALTYAAEGDYAGAQAELEEARRLAPDDPALALAVARFYVERAYQLREKGIPIAREAVQLSGGSAEALDLLGWAYYLAGELRPAVDMLSLAVERDPRYAGAWAHLGAARLAGGDTEGGTEALQRAVDLAPGSAVARWARSLLGE